A genomic region of Lodderomyces elongisporus chromosome 5, complete sequence contains the following coding sequences:
- the TMA20 gene encoding translation machinery-associated protein 20 (BUSCO:EOG09264RQY), with translation MFKKFTKEDIHSRSNIKSSVQRGLKQNFVSKYPDLEPAIDTLIPKKSQVILIKCEEKIQLYAVNNGSDSSNDIVLFQHFDDIAPTLRTVHQYPECFPRVQVDRGAIKFVLGGANVMCPGLTSKGALLPEENWEVGKIVAIYAEGKENALALGKLTMSIDDIKTKNKGIGIELLHYLGDGLWNHSEE, from the coding sequence ATGTTCAAGAAATttacaaaagaagataTCCATTCCAGGTCAAACATCAAATCATCTGTGCAGCGAGGTCTTAAGCAGAACtttgtttcaaaatacCCAGACTTAGAGCCAGCAATAGACACCTTGATTCCCAAGAAATCACAAGTAATACTCATAAAATGCGAGGAAAAAATTCAGCTATATGCAGTAAACAATGGATCAGACTCAAGCAATGACATTGTGCTTTTCCAACATTTTGATGATATTGCACCTACTTTGAGAACAGTACACCAATATCCCGAGTGTTTCCCACGTGTTCAAGTTGATCGCGGAGCCataaaatttgttttgggAGGTGCCAATGTTATGTGCCCAGGATTAACTAGCAAAGGTGCTTTGCTACCAGAGGAAAACTGGGAAGTTGGGAAAATTGTGGCAATCTACGCCGAGGGCAAGGAGAATGCATTGGCATTGGGTAAATTGACAATGAGTATTGATGATATTAAGACTAAAAACAAAGGTATTGGTATTGAATTATTACACTACTTGGGTGATGGGTTGTGGAACCACAGTGAGgaataa
- the MPH1 gene encoding 3'-5' DNA helicase (BUSCO:EOG092614O9): protein MPYNKSESESKSRSDDELDYSDWEDDVGVVAQQAHKQSSLDSGMDQTIQLQLQHVQEQQSGTATTTSTTATTTSTTATTTSTTATTTSTTYQTRIHIPTHHEMNFEELKTYIYPTNLEVRDYQFSIVRSAFYHNLLVALPTGLGKTFIASTVMLNFLRWFPKSKIVFMAPTKPLVAQQIKACCSITGIPASKVAILLDETRKNRGEIWNSRQVFFTTPQVVENDLAFGSVNPKSISLLVIDEAHRARGNYSYNNVVNFLKRFNDSFRILALTATPAADVEGVQNVIDNLMISKVEVRTEDSDDIVKYMKTKKVCRRVLAVSDEIRECIDLLATAVAPVLKSANEKGLLDVTDPTRINAFKCMEASRRLLANKNVPEGLKWAQYFILQLLGTVGQCYRRLNIYGVNSFYSYFQEKHKEFTAKWNSKKSKNKLNADFYFSEPIKKLLEAREKVISNQAYSHPKIEALMEELEDFFQAKDTSSSRVIIFTEFRESALEIVKAIENAKNGSKPHIFIGQAKEKDKFDEENFGKKKKNSKGKQGKGKNKEEEDRVAARSSSEKAQISGMNQKLQKEIIRQFKNGDYNVLVATSIGEEGLDIGEVDLIVCYDSTSSPIKNIQRMGRTGRKRDGKVVLLFSSNEEMKFDKAMAGYQYIQNHIMQGDLITLYNQNRILPQEFTPEVVRTKIEIPEENMIIKCEDDEDEIIRIATQYMLGNTPKSPARKAAKSTSGIKGTKGTKGSTSKKGSSKLKAEKPQKRFFMPDNVETGFQTVGKMLNEGTRSSEVNQHSESVLLEPQIHPRKTKTVLDKLIDSGSDDDDDDDDDEQGILSSPFHPADKNSLPKSFDNQNKIEHTSQQNRNSNTNNSGNNTNNTNNTNNNTNNSDNSTTNNNNSINEQEGEENATGNFTRTPSTSFMDTHELEPASKKSSGPVVAQPIIGDILDDSFSFSDDDDDDEIPEIDPKEPSAIPHIKFDYQKGHSKTLGIPHNPILLEKNIPKKRMLIDENEQFYPALSTDAKSQNNCVHPQVKKKKKMSLGVKRITIPSDSSHSKQLCNVPLKENGQVQEKLVRKEAKEDSFRSTDMEDPFDDDLDEVIANYTSARRSQ, encoded by the exons ATGCCCTATAACAAATCAGAATCAGAGTCAAAGTCAAG ATCAGATGATGAATTGGACTACCTGGATTGGGAAGAtgatgttggtgttgtggCACAACAAGCACATAAACAAAGCAGTTTAGATAGCGGGATGGACCAAACTATCCAGCTACAGTTGCAACATgtacaagaacaacaatcaGGAACTGCCACCACCACTTCCACCACTGCCACTACCACTTCCACCACTGCCACCACCACTTCCACCACTGCCACCACCACTTCCACCACGTATCAAACGCGAATCCATATACCTACACATCACGAAATGAACTTTGAAGAGTTAAAGACTTATATTTATCCTACAAACTTGGAAGTGCGGGATTATCAATTTAGCATTGTTAGATCAGCATTTTATCATAACCTATTAGTAGCTTTGCCTACGGGGTTGGGAAAAACTTTTATTGCCTCAACTGTTATGCTAAACTTTTTGCGGTGGTTTCCAAAGTCTAAGATTGTGTTTATGGCACCAACAAAGCCGTTGGTGGCGCAACAAATCAAAGCATGCTGTTCCATAACCGGTATTCCCGCGAGCAAAGTAGCAATTTTATTGGACGAAACTCGAAAGAATCGTGGTGAGATATGGAACTCGCGACAGGTGTTTTTCACCACGCCTCAAGTTGTCGAAAATGATTTGGCTTTTGGACTGGTGAATCCCAAATCGATTAGTTTGTTGGTGATTGATGAGGCACACCGAGCGAGAGGTAATTATTCATACAATAATGTGGTAAATTTTCTTAAACGATTCAATGATTCATTTCGAATATTAGCGCTTACAGCCACTCCAGCAGCGGATGTTGAAGGTGTCCAAAACGTTATTGATAATTTAATGATATCAAAGGTGGAAGTGCGCACAGAAGATAGTGATGACATTGTAAAATATATGAAGACCAAAAAGGTTTGTAGGAGAGTTCTTGCAGTGCTGGATGAGATTCGAGAGTGCATTGATTTGCTTGCCACTGCAGTGGCTCCAGTATTGAAATCTGCAAACGAAAAGGGCCTTTTAGATGTAACAGATCCTACTAGAATTAATGCTTTTAAATGCATGGAAGCATCACGACGACTCTTGgcaaataaaaatgttCCCGAAGGTCTTAAATGGGCGCAATATTTCATTTTGCAGTTATTGGGTACGGTGGGCCAGTGCTATAGACGGTTGAACATTTATGGGGTTAATTCGTTCTATAGCTACTTTCAGGAGAAGCACAAGGAATTTACTGCCAAATGGAATAGCAAGAAATCGAAAAACAAGTTGAATGCGGATTTTTACTTCAGTGAGCCCATAAAGAAGCTTTTGGAAGCACGTGAAAAGGTCATTTCAAATCAAGCTTATAGTCATCCAAAGATTGAAGCCTTGATGGAAGAGCTTGaagatttttttcaagCAAAAGACACCAGCTCGTCGCGAGTCATTATTTTTACAGAGTTTCGAGAGTCTGCTTTAGAAATAGTAAAAGCGATTGAAAATGCCAAAAATGGTAGCAAACCACATATTTTCATTGGTCAGGCAAAGGAGAAGGATAAGTTTGATGAGGAGAATTTtggcaaaaagaagaaaaacctGAAAGGGAAGCAGGGTAAAGGCAAAAAtaaggaggaagaagataGAGTGGCAGCACGAAGTAGCTCTGAGAAAGCTCAGATTAGCGGGATGAAtcaaaaattgcaaaaagaaatcatTAGACAGTTCAAAAATGGCGATTATAATGTTTTAGTGGCGACCTCCATTGGAGAAGAAGGTCTTGATATTGGAGAAGTTGACTTGATTGTGTGTTACGACTCTACATCCTCCccaataaaaaatattcaGCGAATGGGTAGAACTGGTCGTAAGCGTGATGGAAAAGTtgtacttcttttttccagCAACGAAGAGATGAAGTTTGACAAGGCCATGGCCGGGTACCAGTATATACAAAACCATATAATGCAGGGCGATTTGATAACGCTTTACAACCAAAATCGTATACTTCCTCAGGAGTTTACTCCCGAGGTGGTACGCACAAAGATTGAAATTCCCGAAGAGAATATGATTATCAAATGCGAAGATGACGAGGACGAAATTATTCGTATAGCTACCCAGTACATGTTAGGTAATACGCCAAAATCGCCTGCAAGAAAGGCAGCAAAAAGCACAAGCGGCAtaaaaggaacaaaaggAACGAAAGGATCTACAAGCAAGAAAGGATCAAGCAAATTGAAAGCTGAAAAACCACAAAAGAGATTTTTCATGCCTGATAATGTTGAAACAGGTTTTCAAACAGTAGGCAAGATGCTCAACGAGGGAACTCGAAGTAGTGAAGTGAATCAACACTCAGAAAGCGTACTTTTAGAACCTCAAATACATCctagaaaaacaaaaacagtaCTCGACAAATTGATTGACTCTGGGAgcgatgatgacgatgatgacgatgatgatgaacaAGGAATCTTGTCTTCTCCGTTTCATCCGGCAGATAAAAACTCATTGCCAAAGTCTTTCGACAATCAAAACAAGATAGAGCATACAAGCCAGCAAAACAGAAAtagcaacaccaacaacagtGGTAACAACACTAACAACACTAACAAcactaacaacaacaccaacaacagtGATAAcagcaccaccaacaacaataatagtaTCAACGAGCAAGAGGGAGAAGAAAACGCAACAGGAAATTTTACTCGTACTCCATCCACTTCATTTATGGATACTCATGAACTTGAACCAGCCTCAAAGAAATCGTCTGGGCCTGTGGTTGCGCAACCTATCATTGGAGATATACTTGACGATAGTTTTTCCTTcagtgatgatgatgacgatgatgaaataCCGGAAATTGATCCTAAAGAGCCTTCGGCAATACCTCATATAAAGTTTGATTATCAGAAGGGCCACTCCAAAACTTTAGGTATACCTCATAATCCCATATTGcttgaaaaaaacataCCAAAGAAACGAATGCTAATTGATGAGAATGAACAATTCTACCCAGCGCTTAGCACAGACGCCAAGAGTCAGAACAATTGTGTGCACCCTCaggtaaagaaaaagaaaaagatgtcGCTTGGTGTCAAGCGGATCACAATACCAAGTGATTCATCACACCTGAAACAGTTGTGTAATGTCcctttgaaagaaaatggtCAAGTTCAAGAGAAGTTAGTGCGCAAAGAGGCTAAAGAGGATTCTTTCAGATCAACTGATATGGAGGATCcatttgatgatgatttggATGAGGTGATTGCGAATTATACATCGGCGCGGCGTCTGCAATAA
- the NUG1 gene encoding nuclear GTP-binding protein nug1: MREGIKKKAAAKRRKDKKLSKKDITWKSKHRKDPGIPASFPYKDQIITELEENRRAEKEKREELKLKRQMEKEAGLMSAELGDEEMDVESDTESDDGANGLGALLESAKQAAKEYEGGSFDDNDDDDNKMVDDDDDDEADIEYSISDVDDGDEEDRGALDKSRKSYDKIFKTVVDASDVVLYVLDARDPESTRSRKVEQAVLQNPGKRLILLLNKVDLIPTESLNQWLAFLKSSFPTIPIKAAPGATNAASFNKSLSFASTADVLMKALKAYANKSNLKRSIVVGVIGYPNVGKSSIINALTKRHNNHSKACPVGNQAGVTTSMREVKIDNKLKILDSPGIVFPDEIMNTKKQTKSQQNAKLALLSAIPPKQITDPTGAVQLLLKKFSQNTEMADGLKKYYDLPPLPSSDLNEFLKHFLIHIARTKGRLGKGGVPNLEAAALSVLNDWRDGRLIGWTLPNASKQKATIVDPEAPKSSLRGEKEPPKVEQTTIVSAWAKEFDLDGLLGEDFQN; encoded by the coding sequence ATGAGAGAGGGGATTAAAAAGAAGGCAGCAGccaagagaagaaaagacaagaagCTTTCGAAAAAGGATATCACCTGGAAATCAAAGCACAGAAAAGATCCTGGAATTCCTGCTAGTTTTCCTTACAAGGATCAAATAATCACTGAATTAGAAGAGAATAGACGTgctgaaaaggaaaaaagagaagagctTAAATTGAAGAGacaaatggaaaaagaagcagGATTAATGAGTGCAGAACTTGGAGACGAAGAGATGGACGTAGAGAGTGATACGGAGAGCGATGATGGAGCAAATGGTTTGGGTGCTTTGCTCGAGTCTGCAAAACAAGCAGCCAAAGAGTATGAGGGCGGATCttttgatgataatgatgatgatgacaatAAGATGGtagacgatgatgatgatgatgaagcaGATATCGAATACAGCATTAGTGATGTCGATGATggggatgaagaagatcgTGGCGCTTTGGACAAATCAAGAAAGTCTTATGACAAGATCTTTAAAACAGTCGTTGATGCCTCTGATGTTGTTTTATATGTTCTTGATGCCAGAGACCCCGAATCAACAAGGTCGAGAAAAGTTGAGCAGGCTGTTTTGCAGAACCCCGGCAAAAGACTTATATTATTACTTAACAAAGTCGATCTTATACCAACTGAGTCATTGAACCAATGGTTAGCGTTTTTGAAATCGTCATTTCCAACTATTCCAATCAAGGCTGCTCCAGGAGCTACCAATGCTGCCTCTTTTAACAAGAGTTTGAGTTTTGCACTGACTGCAGATGTCTTGATGAAAGCTTTGAAAGCATATGCTAATAAATCAAACCTCAAGAGGTCGATTGTTGTAGGTGTTATTGGATACCCCAACGTAGGAAAGTCATCTATCATCAATGCACTTACCAAGAGGCATAACAATCATTCTAAGGCATGCCCCGTTGGTAATCAAGCGGGAGTTACAACGTCAATGAGAGAGGTCAAGATTGacaacaaattgaaaatccTTGATTCACCAGGTATTGTGTTCCCAGACGAGATAATGAACACCAAGAAGCAGACAAAGCTGCAGCAGAATGCCAAACTCGCTTTGTTGTCGGCAATACCTCCAAAGCAAATCACAGACCCAACAGGTGCAGTGCAACTattattgaagaaatttTCACAAAACACGGAAATGGCTGATGGATTAAAGAAATATTATGACTTGCCACCATTACCATCCTCAGACTTGAATGAATTCTTGAAACATTTCTTGATTCATATTGCTCGTACAAAGGGAAGATTGGGCAAAGGCGGTGTGCCAAACTTGGAAGCTGCTGCATTATCGGTTTTGAATGATTGGAGAGATGGAAGACTTATTGGATGGACATTACCcaatgcatccaaacaaaaagcaaCCATTGTGGATCCCGAAGCACCAAAGAGCTCTTTGCGTGGTGAGAAGGAACCACCTAAGGTTGAACAAACTACTATTGTCTCCGCATGGGCTAAAGAGTTTGACCTTGATGGCCTCTTGGGCGAAGATTTCCAAAattaa
- the YND1 gene encoding Golgi apyrase, producing the protein MSDVPTMVPRSEANKYKYGIVIDSGSSGSRIQIYKWEDPSLQKSSNDQNVLRSPPKITQEDNWTKKITPGVSTYNTKSKITQIWSKHYSELMKFAESIIPADKHQDTPVFVLSTAGMRLLPKRTQKAILQETCNSIRQNTNFQISSCRLNVQTIDGSTEGIYGWLGLNYLMGQFNNYDPSSSSHETIGFMDMGGASTQIAFVPSSAEQIERHREDLSRVTLRTVEGQTVEWNLFVATWLGFGANEARKRYIKQLINLASVNENLHDRINDPCLPKGATFTHEFDGKKFTIEGVGNYEMCVRSIYPLLMKSIPCAEEPCLFNGIHGPKLDFQKDKFVGVSEYWYTANDIFQSGGEYDFKGFNSRVKEYCESPWGTILQNSKDGQYSGLDPEKFLKDACFKASWVMNVLHDGFELPRIGFELDQDGADDVGKDDSSKAIMNKHVPFKSADSVGGKELSWTLGRILLYASSQIEPLKNDDLEIGIYPSEISGTEFISGGHNSGYISEDDSDDEKDGPFGHFIYSSIFVFLMFFFIYHFGKHHFKRWGKGLNYLPIPLQVSNFVARVAQKIPGFDSFAVHSRAYNELEQSISLEEGYRVTDSPRQSTNYSPDSSVLRTRSAIGLNDEYENSVRDIPVPASASSSIGAGTGGGNNNSHFAPRVNNFLSKPFMIPKASSNFQISRENSAESLSKKASIARSKSSLE; encoded by the coding sequence ATGTCAGATGTACCTACCATGGTTCCAAGAAGTGAAGccaacaaatacaaatacggAATTGTCATTGATTCAGGCTCATCAGGGTCAAGAATTCAAATCTATAAATGGGAGGATCCCTCGTTACAGAAACTGCTGAATGATCAAAATGTTCTTCGATCACCACCAAAGATTACACAGGAGGACAATTGGACTAAAAAGATTACTCCTGGTGTATCTACTTATAACACGAAATCGAAAATAACGCAAATATGGCTGAAACATTACTCAGAGTTGATGAAGTTTGCCGAGTCCATTATTCCAGCTGATAAACACCAGGATACGCCTGTTTTTGTCTTGAGTACAGCTGGTATGAGGTTACTACCCAAAAGAACACAAAAAGCTATATTACAGGAGACATGCAATAGCATAAGACAAAACACGAATTTTCAAATCTCTTCCTGTCGATTAAATGTGCAAACCATTGATGGATCGACCGAAGGAATTTATGGTTGGCTCGGGCTAAATTATTTAATGGGGCAATTCAACAATTATGACCCAAGTAGTCTGCTGCACGAAACAATTGGCTTTATGGATATGGGTGGAGCTTCAACGCAGATTGCTTTTGTTCCTTCATCGGCAGAGCAAATTGAAAGACATCGAGAAGATTTGTCAAGGGTCACATTGAGAACAGTTGAAGGCCAAACAGTAGAATGGAACTTATTTGTCGCTACTTGGCTTGGATTTGGTGCCAATGAAGCTCGTAAGCGATACATTAAacaattgatcaatttgGCTTCTGTCAATGAAAACTTGCATGATCGGATAAACGATCCTTGTCTTCCAAAAGGAGCTACATTTACTCATGAATTTGATGGCAAGAAATTCACCATTGAAGGTGTAGGTAACTACGAGATGTGCGTGAGGTCTATCTATCCTTTGCTTATGAAGAGTATTCCATGCGCAGAAGAGCCATGTCTTTTCAATGGTATACATGGCCCCAAACTCGACtttcaaaaagacaaatttGTTGGTGTTTCTGAATACTGGTATACAGCTAATGATATTTTCCAAAGCGGAGGAGAATACGATTTCAAGGGATTCAATTCGAGAGTGAAAGAATATTGTGAGAGCCCCTGGGGCACGATTTTGCAGAATTCAAAAGATGGGCAGTACTCTGGATTGGATCCtgaaaagtttttgaaagatgCTTGTTTCAAGGCCAGTTGGGTGATGAATGTATTGCACGATGGATTTGAGCTTCCGAGGATCGGGTTTGAGCTAGATCAAGACGGAGCTGATGATGTTGGAAAAGATGATTCATCAAAAGCCATAATGAACAAACACGTGCCATTCAAATCAGCAGACTCTGTTGGTGGCAAAGAACTTTCTTGGACCTTGGGCAGAATTCTTTTGTATGCCTCTTCTCAAATTGAGCCATTAAAAAACGATGATTTAGAGATTGGCATCTATCCAAGTGAAATTTCGGGCACTGAATTTATAAGTGGCGGCCATAATAGTGGATACATCAGTGAAGACGACAGCGACGATGAGAAGGATGGACCTTTTGGTCATTTCATTTACTCATcaatatttgttttcttgatgttctttttcatttaccACTTTGGCAAGCACCATTTCAAAAGGTGGGGGAAGGGATTAAATTATCTTCCTATACCACTTCAAGTGTCCAATTTTGTAGCTCGAGTAGCTCAAAAGATTCCTGGATTTGATCTGTTTGCGGTACACTCTCGTGCATATAATGAATTGGAGCAGAGTATTTCATTAGAGGAAGGATATAGAGTCACTGATTCTCCAAGACAATCAACTAATTACAGCCCTGATCTGTCCGTTTTGAGAACACGACTGGCGATTGGATTAAATGATGAATATGAAAACCTGGTGCGAGATATACCAGTTCCAGCGTCAGCCTCTTCAAGTATCGGTGCTGGTACTGGAGGAGGAAATAATAATCTGCATTTCGCTCCGCGAGTAAATAACTTTTTGAGCAAACCGTTTATGATACCAAAGGCTAGTTCTAATTTCCAAATATCGAGAGAGAATAGCGCAGAATCCTTATCCAAGAAAGCATCAATTGCGCGTTCCAAAAGCTCTTTGGAATAG